One Aphidius gifuensis isolate YNYX2018 linkage group LG5, ASM1490517v1, whole genome shotgun sequence genomic region harbors:
- the LOC122857600 gene encoding uncharacterized protein LOC122857600 isoform X2, with protein sequence MIRIKLNEILLILRDNRNNLDVESHAKFEFQQCQTVRDLQILNESLLDSNDRQKQFDTKIANLGGKSLQKSVAHAMITVMTDNVGAEVTWAGLKKDTVAISKLKIGELIISGIMLNKPQASENNVQEHMKDWIRRSSQRVAAAKKRLENKNNPTNLVRD encoded by the exons ATGATTAGGATCAAactcaatgaaatattattaatactgaGAGATAATCGAAATAATCTTGATGTAGAAAGTCATGCCAAGTTTGAGTTCCAGCAGTGTCAAACAGTTCGAGATTTACAAATACTAAACGAAAGTTTACTTGACTCGAATGATCGTCAAAAACAATTT gATACTAAAATTGCTAATTTAGGAGGTAAAAGTCTTCAGAAATCCGTTGCACATGCTATGATCACTGTTATGACTGATAATGTTGGTGCAGAGGTAACATGGGCAGGTCTCAAAAAAGATACAGTGGCTATTTCAAAGCTTAAAATTGGAGAGCTTATAATAA GTGgtattatgttaaataaaccACAAGCAAGCGAAAATAACGTTCAAGAGCATATGAAGGATTGGATACGTCGGTCAAGTCAACGTGTTGCAGCAGCAAAAAAACGACTTGAAAACAAGAACAATCCCACCAATTTAGTTCGTGATTAA
- the LOC122857596 gene encoding mitochondrial inner membrane protease ATP23 homolog isoform X1 produces MSTFTGKEQVDSEKLKQAQAEKLSPKKTYPDEHGELYGHDLYPERRGNKQKTIKNIVLMKDGTEHIARLHCEQRVFNCIKKHPLVKIMMSALKSAGCPVDLRRHLSCEECDSSVTGGYDPELNQIVICQNTARIEGIVGSVLTHEMIHMFDYCKNKLDFKNIDHLACTEIRAANLTYCSFMSAMIDGDAALWDMKKKHQECVKRRATLSVLAARGVSTEEARAAVERVFDKCYNDLEPIGRRIKRNTDDMNKAFFDAPYYGYDT; encoded by the exons atgtcaacTTTTACGGGCAAGGAACAAGTCGATagtgaaaaattaaagcaagCTCAGGCAGAAAAattatcaccaaaaaaaaCATATCCAGATGAACATGGTGAACTTTATGGACATGATTTGTACCCAGAACGTCGAggaaacaaacaaaaaactattaaaaacaTTGTTTTGATGAAAGATGGGACTGAACATATAGCTAGACTTCACTGCGAGCAACGAGTATTCAACTGTATCAAAAAAC ATCCTTTGGTCAAAATCATGATGAGCGCACTTAAGTCAGCAGGATGCCCGGTAGATCTAAGGCGACACTTGTCATGCGAAGAGTGTGATTCTTCTGTTACGGGAGGATATGATCCCGAGTTAAATCAAATAGTGATATGCCAAAATACAGCAAGAATTGAAGGAATCGTTGGTAGTGTATTGACTCATGAAATGATACACATGTTcgattattgtaaaaataaattagactTCAAGAATATTGATCATTTAGCATGTACAGAAATTCGAGCTGCCAACTTGACTTACTGTAGTTTTATGAGTGCTATGATTGATGGTGATGCTGCACTTTgggatatgaaaaaaaaacatcag gagTGTGTAAAGCGAAGAGCAACACTTAGTGTCTTGGCAGCGAGAGGCGTGAGTACAGAAGAAGCTCGAGCTGCGGTTGAACGAGTTTTCGATAAATGTTACAATGATTTAGAACCGATTGGACGTCGAATCAAACGCAACACAGACGATATGaataaagctttttttgaCGCTCCATATTATGGCTATGATACGTAA
- the LOC122856370 gene encoding uncharacterized protein LOC122856370, producing MPSQAGDGKQNTENMEYNEIDPNEDTQSMLRNLTNESKGIYSSKRQRSPEITNNTDNGKKVKNVQSEPTTSSSKSENTKADIWKYSQHDKGPYIFFIKKKERTEKPISILEICRLMKTLCLQYKAISNENNKWTWKVTFDSKYTANLLLTDQRVAEKGYRAFITQELLFRKIVIRDIPTDITKDELKKDLMIDNGRIEIQDIYRLQRKNQKKELVPTESVCVTIRSRELPRDINMWRAKLSFQPYIQSIRQCFKCGKLYYSIKFCTAPEAKCLNCGKQVHGTCQNVSNCINCGGPHKTLDNSCVKVQESKEINKIR from the coding sequence ATGCCGTCACAGGCCGGTGATGGTAAACAAAACACTGAAAATATGGAGTACAATGAGATTGATCCAAATGAAGATACACAGTCTATGTTACGTAATTTGACTAACGAGAGTAAAGGTATTTATTCTAGTAAAAGACAAAGATCACCTGAAATAACTAACAACACTGATAATggtaaaaaagttaaaaatgtaCAAAGTGAACCGACAACCTCGTCAAGTAAATCTGAAAATACAAAAGCTGATATATGGAAATACAGTCAACATGACAAAGgtccatatattttttttattaaaaagaaagaaagaactGAAAAACCAATTTCTATATTAGAAATATGTCGTTTGATGAAAACACTGTGTCTTCAATACAAGGCAATTAGTAACGAGAATAATAAATGGACTTGGAAAGTTACCTTTGATTCTAAATACACAGCAAATTTGTTACTGACTGACCAACGAGTTGCTGAGAAAGGCTATCGAGCATTTATAACCCAAGAAttgttatttagaaaaattgtcATACGAGACATACCAACTGACATTACTAAAGATGAActtaaaaaagatttaatgaTTGATAATGGCAGAATTGAAATTCAAGATATTTATCGtctacaaagaaaaaatcaaaaaaaagaactagTACCAACTGAATCAGTATGTGTTACGATAAGAAGTCGTGAACTTCCTCGTGACATTAACATGTGGAGAGCCAAACTGAGCTTTCAACCATACATTCAAAGTATCAGACAATGTTTTAAATGTGGTAAgctatattattcaattaaattttgtacagCACCAGAAGCAAAATGTTTAAACTGTGGTAAACAAGTACATGGTACATGCCAAAATGTGTCAAATTGTATCAATTGTGGTGGTCCACATAAAACATTAGATAACTCATGTGTAAAGGTTCAAGAatccaaagaaattaataaaattcgtTAG
- the LOC122857596 gene encoding mitochondrial inner membrane protease ATP23 homolog isoform X2: MSTFTGKEQVDSEKLKQAQAEKLSPKKTYPDEHGELYGHDLYPERRGNKQKTIKNIVLMKDGTEHIARLHCEQRVFNCIKKHPLVKIMMSALKSAGCPVDLRRHLSCEECDSSVTGGYDPELNQIVICQNTARIEGIVACTEIRAANLTYCSFMSAMIDGDAALWDMKKKHQECVKRRATLSVLAARGVSTEEARAAVERVFDKCYNDLEPIGRRIKRNTDDMNKAFFDAPYYGYDT; this comes from the exons atgtcaacTTTTACGGGCAAGGAACAAGTCGATagtgaaaaattaaagcaagCTCAGGCAGAAAAattatcaccaaaaaaaaCATATCCAGATGAACATGGTGAACTTTATGGACATGATTTGTACCCAGAACGTCGAggaaacaaacaaaaaactattaaaaacaTTGTTTTGATGAAAGATGGGACTGAACATATAGCTAGACTTCACTGCGAGCAACGAGTATTCAACTGTATCAAAAAAC ATCCTTTGGTCAAAATCATGATGAGCGCACTTAAGTCAGCAGGATGCCCGGTAGATCTAAGGCGACACTTGTCATGCGAAGAGTGTGATTCTTCTGTTACGGGAGGATATGATCCCGAGTTAAATCAAATAGTGATATGCCAAAATACAGCAAGAATTGAAGGAATCGTTG CATGTACAGAAATTCGAGCTGCCAACTTGACTTACTGTAGTTTTATGAGTGCTATGATTGATGGTGATGCTGCACTTTgggatatgaaaaaaaaacatcag gagTGTGTAAAGCGAAGAGCAACACTTAGTGTCTTGGCAGCGAGAGGCGTGAGTACAGAAGAAGCTCGAGCTGCGGTTGAACGAGTTTTCGATAAATGTTACAATGATTTAGAACCGATTGGACGTCGAATCAAACGCAACACAGACGATATGaataaagctttttttgaCGCTCCATATTATGGCTATGATACGTAA
- the LOC122857600 gene encoding uncharacterized protein LOC122857600 isoform X1, with translation MFKGCRPMIRIKLNEILLILRDNRNNLDVESHAKFEFQQCQTVRDLQILNESLLDSNDRQKQFDTKIANLGGKSLQKSVAHAMITVMTDNVGAEVTWAGLKKDTVAISKLKIGELIISGIMLNKPQASENNVQEHMKDWIRRSSQRVAAAKKRLENKNNPTNLVRD, from the exons ATGTTCAAAGGTTGTCGTCCAATGATTAGGATCAAactcaatgaaatattattaatactgaGAGATAATCGAAATAATCTTGATGTAGAAAGTCATGCCAAGTTTGAGTTCCAGCAGTGTCAAACAGTTCGAGATTTACAAATACTAAACGAAAGTTTACTTGACTCGAATGATCGTCAAAAACAATTT gATACTAAAATTGCTAATTTAGGAGGTAAAAGTCTTCAGAAATCCGTTGCACATGCTATGATCACTGTTATGACTGATAATGTTGGTGCAGAGGTAACATGGGCAGGTCTCAAAAAAGATACAGTGGCTATTTCAAAGCTTAAAATTGGAGAGCTTATAATAA GTGgtattatgttaaataaaccACAAGCAAGCGAAAATAACGTTCAAGAGCATATGAAGGATTGGATACGTCGGTCAAGTCAACGTGTTGCAGCAGCAAAAAAACGACTTGAAAACAAGAACAATCCCACCAATTTAGTTCGTGATTAA